A portion of the Phyllopteryx taeniolatus isolate TA_2022b chromosome 15, UOR_Ptae_1.2, whole genome shotgun sequence genome contains these proteins:
- the LOC133465137 gene encoding ectonucleoside triphosphate diphosphohydrolase 2-like isoform X1, which translates to MAQCAAHPAVLIVLLVLGLAAVLLLTVPSEDVARVPGFMYGIVLDAGSSHTSLFVYKWPADKQNGTGVVTQHSECHAKGGGISSYAGKEGAAGQSLEECLDQAVHDVPAYRHEVTPVYLGATAGMRLLHISSPEHSSQILQEVGRKIQSYPFSYQGAAILSGQEEGAFGWVTVNYLLENFIKYGFVGRWLSSGRPTVGALDFGGASTQITFVTQEQVEDEKDMMKLRLYGQEYSLYTHSFLCYGQDQVLKRLLAHIVKSQGYSVSVTHPCHPTDSSVKVNLDTIFSSPCTAKYTPSTYKAQDSLLINGSGHYEQCVGNVSEIFSFDGCPFSRCSFDKVFQPNVTGSFMAFSAFFYIHSFLQRITAVTVSTPAQMEATAKTVCKMSFAQMLALVPDQASRLRDYCASSVFVKVLLLKGYSFDEKSFSRISFKKKAGDTSVGWALGYMLSLSNLLPSEKVRTWKALAPGVWESLTVLFVLLLVTILVFIALRACEWKKRGLNDRVI; encoded by the exons ATGGCTCAGTGTGCGGCTCATCCTGCTGTCCTCATCGTTCTGCTGGTGCTCGGTCTGGCCGCAGTCCTGCTCCTCACTGTGCCGAGCGAAGACGTTGCCAGGGTGCCCGGGTTCATG TACGGAATTGTTTTGGATGCTGGATCCTCACACACATCCTTATTTGTATACAAGTGGCCTGCAGACAAGCAAAATGGCACCGGTGTGGTCACCCAACACAGTGAATGTCATGCAAAGG GAGGTGGGATATCCAGCTATGCTGGCAAAGAGGGAGCGGCGGGGCAGAGCTTGGAGGAGTGTCTAGACCAGGCAGTGCACGACGTCCCTGCATACAGACACGAGGTCACACCTGTGTACCTGGGTGCCACAGCTGGCATGAGGCTTCTGCA CATTTCCAGTCCAGAGCATTCATCTCAAATTCTGCAAGAAGTTGGCCGCAAAATCCAGTCATACCCTTTCAGCTATCAGGGGGCCGCCATTCTCTCAGGTCAAGAGGAGGGAGCATTCGGTTGGGTCACGGTCAACTACCTCTTGGAGAATTTCATTAAG TATGGCTTTGTAGGGCGGTGGCTCAGCTCCGGCAGGCCTACAGTGGGGGCCCTCGATTTCGGCGGTGCATCTACCCAGATAACATTTGTGACTCAGGAACAAGTGGAGGATGAGAAGGACATGATGAAGCTGCGTCTTTATGGACAGGAGTATTCTTTGTACACACACAGCTTCCTCTGCTACGGGCAGGATCAGGTCCTCAAGAGGCTTCTGGCCCACATTGTCAAG tcTCAAGGTTACTCAGTATCAGTCACTCACCCTTGCCATCCTACGGACTCTTCTGTAAAAGTCAATCTGGACACCATCTTCAGTTCTCCATGTACAGCCAAGTACACACCGAGCACCTACAAAGCTCAGGACTCTTTGCTGATAAACGGCAGTGGCCATTATGAGCAATGTGTGGGCAATGTGTCAGAAATCTTCTCCTTTGACGGATGCCCCTTCTCTCGCTGCTCCTTCGATAAAGTCTTTCAGCCCAACGTGACTGGCAGCTTCATG GCATTTTCGGCCTTCTTCTACATTCACTCCTTCCTGCAGCGCATCACTGCAGTCACAGTTAGCACGCCCGCGCAAATGGAGGCGACTGCTAAAACAGTGTGCAAGATGAGTTTTGCTCAG ATGCTGGCTCTTGTTCCAGATCAAGCATCTCGCCTGAGGGACTATTGTGCTTCCTCTGTGTTTGTCAAGGTTCTCCTACTCAAAGGATACAGCTTTGATGAAAAATCATTCTCACGCATTTCTTTCAAGAAGAAG GCTGGCGACACCTCAGTTGGGTGGGCTCTTGGCTACATGTTGAGTCTGAGTAATTTGCTGCCATCAGAAAAAGTTCGAACGTGGAAGGCATTAGCACCGGGAGTATGGGAAAGCCTTACAGTTCTTTTTGTGTTGCTGCTGGTCACCATCCTGGTCTTCATTGCCCTTCGTGCCTGTGAGTGGAAAAAGAGAGGACTCAATGACAGAGTCATCTAG
- the LOC133465137 gene encoding ectonucleoside triphosphate diphosphohydrolase 2-like isoform X2 — MAEKAGKYGIVLDAGSSHTSLFVYKWPADKQNGTGVVTQHSECHAKGGGISSYAGKEGAAGQSLEECLDQAVHDVPAYRHEVTPVYLGATAGMRLLHISSPEHSSQILQEVGRKIQSYPFSYQGAAILSGQEEGAFGWVTVNYLLENFIKYGFVGRWLSSGRPTVGALDFGGASTQITFVTQEQVEDEKDMMKLRLYGQEYSLYTHSFLCYGQDQVLKRLLAHIVKSQGYSVSVTHPCHPTDSSVKVNLDTIFSSPCTAKYTPSTYKAQDSLLINGSGHYEQCVGNVSEIFSFDGCPFSRCSFDKVFQPNVTGSFMAFSAFFYIHSFLQRITAVTVSTPAQMEATAKTVCKMSFAQMLALVPDQASRLRDYCASSVFVKVLLLKGYSFDEKSFSRISFKKKAGDTSVGWALGYMLSLSNLLPSEKVRTWKALAPGVWESLTVLFVLLLVTILVFIALRACEWKKRGLNDRVI, encoded by the exons ATGGCAgaaaaggctgggaaa TACGGAATTGTTTTGGATGCTGGATCCTCACACACATCCTTATTTGTATACAAGTGGCCTGCAGACAAGCAAAATGGCACCGGTGTGGTCACCCAACACAGTGAATGTCATGCAAAGG GAGGTGGGATATCCAGCTATGCTGGCAAAGAGGGAGCGGCGGGGCAGAGCTTGGAGGAGTGTCTAGACCAGGCAGTGCACGACGTCCCTGCATACAGACACGAGGTCACACCTGTGTACCTGGGTGCCACAGCTGGCATGAGGCTTCTGCA CATTTCCAGTCCAGAGCATTCATCTCAAATTCTGCAAGAAGTTGGCCGCAAAATCCAGTCATACCCTTTCAGCTATCAGGGGGCCGCCATTCTCTCAGGTCAAGAGGAGGGAGCATTCGGTTGGGTCACGGTCAACTACCTCTTGGAGAATTTCATTAAG TATGGCTTTGTAGGGCGGTGGCTCAGCTCCGGCAGGCCTACAGTGGGGGCCCTCGATTTCGGCGGTGCATCTACCCAGATAACATTTGTGACTCAGGAACAAGTGGAGGATGAGAAGGACATGATGAAGCTGCGTCTTTATGGACAGGAGTATTCTTTGTACACACACAGCTTCCTCTGCTACGGGCAGGATCAGGTCCTCAAGAGGCTTCTGGCCCACATTGTCAAG tcTCAAGGTTACTCAGTATCAGTCACTCACCCTTGCCATCCTACGGACTCTTCTGTAAAAGTCAATCTGGACACCATCTTCAGTTCTCCATGTACAGCCAAGTACACACCGAGCACCTACAAAGCTCAGGACTCTTTGCTGATAAACGGCAGTGGCCATTATGAGCAATGTGTGGGCAATGTGTCAGAAATCTTCTCCTTTGACGGATGCCCCTTCTCTCGCTGCTCCTTCGATAAAGTCTTTCAGCCCAACGTGACTGGCAGCTTCATG GCATTTTCGGCCTTCTTCTACATTCACTCCTTCCTGCAGCGCATCACTGCAGTCACAGTTAGCACGCCCGCGCAAATGGAGGCGACTGCTAAAACAGTGTGCAAGATGAGTTTTGCTCAG ATGCTGGCTCTTGTTCCAGATCAAGCATCTCGCCTGAGGGACTATTGTGCTTCCTCTGTGTTTGTCAAGGTTCTCCTACTCAAAGGATACAGCTTTGATGAAAAATCATTCTCACGCATTTCTTTCAAGAAGAAG GCTGGCGACACCTCAGTTGGGTGGGCTCTTGGCTACATGTTGAGTCTGAGTAATTTGCTGCCATCAGAAAAAGTTCGAACGTGGAAGGCATTAGCACCGGGAGTATGGGAAAGCCTTACAGTTCTTTTTGTGTTGCTGCTGGTCACCATCCTGGTCTTCATTGCCCTTCGTGCCTGTGAGTGGAAAAAGAGAGGACTCAATGACAGAGTCATCTAG
- the phpt1 gene encoding 14 kDa phosphohistidine phosphatase encodes MCTQTKAAVRMVNIPQADIDPSGVFKYVLIRVHSREEEDDTEVDIVRGYGWGEYHADIYDKVSEELEKDGLLDCECIGGGRIRHDAQAKKIHVYGYSMGFGRANHAITTEKLKVRYPDYEVTWDNEGY; translated from the exons ATGTGCACCCAAACGAAAGCGGCTGTCCGCATGGTAAACATCCCGCAGGCAGACATCGATCCTTCCGGCGTGTTTAAGTACGTCCTCATCAGAGTGCACAGCAGAGAGGAAGAAGACGACACGGAAGTAGATATAGTCCGTGGATACGGCTGGGGAGAGTACCACG CGGATATCTACGACAAGGTTTCTGAAGAGCTCGAGAAGGATGGACTCCTGGACTGCGAGTGTATCGGAGGAGGTAGGATCAGACATGATGCCCAGGCTAAGAAGATCCATGTTTACGGCTACTCTATG GGGTTCGGAAGAGCAAACCACGCAATAACCACTGAGAAACTGAAGGTCCGGTATCCAGACTATGAGGTGACCTGGGATAACGAAGGATACTGA